The following proteins are co-located in the Brassica oleracea var. oleracea cultivar TO1000 unplaced genomic scaffold, BOL UnpScaffold01289, whole genome shotgun sequence genome:
- the LOC106321180 gene encoding uncharacterized protein LOC106321180, producing the protein MDVYNGEHTSFWYDSWSQLGCLKDVLGRGGNLAMGITEDSHVADVLMGHRRRRHRLSILNEVEEEIEKVQNRRSEKDDIPLWKQNGNTFANSFSTKKTWQSMRQVQP; encoded by the coding sequence ATGGATGTTTATAATGGGGAGCATACATCTTTTTGGTATGATTCTTGGTCTCAGCTTGGATGTTTAAAGGATGTATTGGGCAGAGGAGGGAATTTGGCTATGGGTATTACTGAGGATTCACATGTTGCTGATGTTTTAATGGGACACCGTAGACGAAGACACAGACTGAGTATTCTAAATGAGGTGGAAGAAGAAATTGAGAAGGTCCAAAATAGGAGAAGTGAAAAAGACGATATCCCTCTTTGGAAGCAGAATGGAAACACTTTTGCAAACAGTTTCTCAACAAAGAAGACTTGGCAGTCTATGCGTCAAGTTCAGCCG